The Feifania hominis DNA window GTAAAATAAATATATCAGCCTACCAGAATTTTTTCAGAGCTACCTGCTCCCCCTCGAGCCGCCGGACAAGATCTTCTATCTGGGGGGCGACGGGAGAGCCGGTGCCGAGAATGCGGCGCACATTGTTCTGCAGCAGCGGCACATTCATATCGAGCGGCAGCAGCGCGATCAGCGGCAGACCGACCGTATCCATGATGGTGTCGATGTCGGGGGCGAGCCCCTGCTCGATGGCGCGCGGCTCCACCTTGTTGACAATGAGGTAGCCGTCGGCAAGCGGATTGTACTGGGTGAAAAAGCGGGCGATCTTTTCACAGTCGCGAATCGCCAGCAGATCGGGCGCCGTGAGAAGCAGCGCCGTATCACAGACCGTGAGCGCCACCCGTGTCAGCGCGGACGCACCCGCGGCGCAGTCGACGAGCACGGTGTCGTAGTCGCGCGCGAGCGCGGCGAGCGCGATTTTGAAGTTGTTTTCGCTCAGCGTCGGCGCGCCGAAGTCGGACCCCGATACGGCCAGATAGCTCAGTTCCCCGCCGGGGGTGCAGGCGACCGGCACGTCCTCGAAAGCGCACGTGCCGCTGACCGCGTCATAGAGGTTGTAGACCACGCGGTCCTGCACGCCGAGCAGCATGTCCAGATTCCGCAGAGCCGAGTCGGTGTCGACTGCGATCACGCGGCGGCCGCCGCGGCTCAGCGCCGTCGCGAGCTCGGCGGCGAGGGTGGTCTTTCCCATGCCGCCCTTGCCGGAGGCGATGGTGACGATCTTGCCCATGGGACCCCC harbors:
- a CDS encoding AAA family ATPase yields the protein MGKIVTIASGKGGMGKTTLAAELATALSRGGRRVIAVDTDSALRNLDMLLGVQDRVVYNLYDAVSGTCAFEDVPVACTPGGELSYLAVSGSDFGAPTLSENNFKIALAALARDYDTVLVDCAAGASALTRVALTVCDTALLLTAPDLLAIRDCEKIARFFTQYNPLADGYLIVNKVEPRAIEQGLAPDIDTIMDTVGLPLIALLPLDMNVPLLQNNVRRILGTGSPVAPQIEDLVRRLEGEQVALKKFW